TATATGAAGAAAGAAAATTGTGGTATAAACCTTTGATGAATGTGCTAGCTAGCACATTATTCAAGATTCCGTTGAGATATGATTGTGTTTGAACGGGGTGTGTCCCAAGACCAAGAAGATCGATCTTGAGAGTTTGCAAATATCAGAGGATGGAGCACATGATgaatttgtgtttttgtttgtgCGGTGCCATTTTGTGTAATTATCAGTGTAAATGCTTATGATCATAATTGTTGTGCATCAAAGAACATGACAATTGCTACACGAACAACTTGTAAGAAATCCATCCAACCAAAATTTGATAACCTTTCCAATGTTGTCATGGGATGAAATTATAGGAAAAAGTTTGTCAAAGTTTTGTTGGATGAATTTCTTACAAACTGTTCTTGTAACAATTGTCGTGTTCTTTCATGCACATCAATTAATTGTAAGCATTTACATCGATAATCATCCAAAATGGCACTGCAACATGTATTGTTGTTTTAGGAGACACCAACATGCAAGATAATAATGATCCAACAATAGGCTTCATCTTCTCCATAATCTTGATGATAAGAAGGAACAAACTCGGTACGAAAGAACCATCCCTAGCAAAATTGTAAGATAAACTCATTTTGAGTAATTCATGTTACTCTGCCATCCTTGAACGGAGTTACTTATCTTACAATTTTGCCAGGTAAAGGTTCTTGGGAGATGAACAAGATGATTGATTTGCACTCTAATGAAAAGTTGAAAACGACCGAGGTTTTAGAGGCAAATAGAAATGATCATGAGTTTATGGATTGTATAATGTGGCTTCTAAAGTTCTAATAATCATGCAAAAGTTGCGGCCTTACCATCCGGTTCAGTTCTTGTTGGCGTTTAAGGAAAGTATATCATATGACAACATATTGGTTAATTTTTTGCTCAATAAAATGAGATTCATCATGTGCATTAATTTGCACTGAACCTTTCATTAATATTGCTATATATTCTGTAAGATTTGCAAGGACACAAGCTCAATATGGATCATAAGAAGAAAGGGCATGCATTCCTCAATCAATGCTAGTTCTTACCAAAGGTCATCAATGAACATGTTTTGTACGTGATCTAGGCTATTATTGGTTACACTTAGGAATATATGTTGCATCGGCCATAACTTGTAcccaaatcataaaaatgttgCAGCTGATTCTATGACTGAAACAACACTCATAAAAATGACTATGGTAGTTTCGGTAGCAACAATAGACTAAACGATCAGGATCATCATGGGATCTTGAAACTACATTTCCATTCAAAACGTAAGCAAAGAGCATGCAGTTTTAATCATAGAGTTCGGTTCAACTACATAGTTATAAACAATATATACTATACATGTCTTGCAAAATGCTCTACCAACTGACATTTGAACTGGCTTTGGTAATTTCGTTCTTCCGCTAATTAAGTAGtgaacgttataaaaatgaattttttttaaacggtGTTCGCTACTTAACTAGCGGACCCATTGGTAGTCAAGTCTGCTGCATCAGTCAAAGGCGTGTCAAATGACCAATTTTAATTGGCCACTTGTGTGGGCATGACATGGTTTTGACCAATAGGAAGGCAgcaaaaattctataaaaacaCCCTCTTCCTCACTCACCTCTCCACTCTccatcttcttttcttttttttttatagttagtTTAGTTTTTGTCATTTCGTGTGTAAATGGTCACATACAACGTTGTCAATTAATCATAACGTTCTTGCTGGTGTTCTCTAATATTGTGCATAATTGGAAATATTATGGTAATCGTCTAGGGACTTTTTGTGGCCAAATTGAGAACAATATGACTAACTGAAATTGGTGGCACCCAAAAGGGGGTGTTTATATCTCTAAGATATGTATAGTTTTAGTAGCTATTTTATCTAATAAACTCTGATTAATGCTTAAGTTATTTGAAATATCTTACTACAAttctcttattttatattttgtaggCCCAAAAAGCATGGATAGATGGAAGTGAGCATTTTCTAGGCCCATTTTGATGATTAATCAACGCATGACATCACATGAGCATCAAGGGACACTTCCTTTATGAAGGGATACCCAAAAGAGAGCACAAGGAGCATAAATTCATGTATTAAGGCAAAAGAAGCCGTTACACTTTGCATtaagaatgaaaaaataataatcaaagatCAAGAGTATGAAGCCCGTCACAGCCGTGCCAAGCCTCGCATATATCTTGGGGTGATTAACAACCGATGTGACAAAGAGTAGCTTGGAAGGGGGTTTTCCACAAATTATATCTTGTCTTCAAGGAGGTTCTCACATAGCAAAGGTATGTTTAGAGAAGAATAAATTCACATTATTGATGAAGTCCATGATCTTAGGgtcattaaaaatataaaaacaaatcattatTCATCTATTTATTTGCTTTGATCATAATCCTAAAAACCattataatcatctcatcacCATCTCAACCATTATAATCAAGATACATATATTTTGCATAGAAATTTCcttgaaaaacaaattatactCTATTACTCACTAGTGACTGTGGATTCCATACTCTTTTTATTATGATGATATACTCGTGCACTTGTGAGTGTATTAAGTTTTTGACGCCGTTGCCGGAGACTAATCCTAAAAATAGGGTAAAAATCAATTTCTAGGAAATTTTTCCTTGTTGCGCTGTTTTTGTTGCTGTTGGAGGGAAGAATGAACTTTGACAAAGGGAACGCAAAAAGAAATTCTCTCAATTTTAAGCATACAAGCCCCTGAAAACAATTTGCCATATATACATAAAAACACAGTCTTTTAAGGAATTGTCCTAGCAAACGGTTAAGTCTATCACAATTCAGAAAGCTATTCCAATTGTTGTATTTAATCTATAGATATCATGTAATTCATTTCTTTTGGGTCAAATTTGTTGGAATGTATAATGGAGTGCCATATATGAGTGAAAAGTGCTTGTAAAAGTAATGTTTTATGTCAACTGCGCAGTGCTACTCTAGTATGTGAGGAGGTGCAGCTGCACCCCTAGACTTTTAATATTTATACTTATAATCTTTATATTATTTCAATTTGAACCCCCTAGCTAGAATtattaattactccctccgtcctcaATTgagtgacacagttgactgtttcacgcatgtcgatgcataactttgacgattaatatttttaattatattatagtaaaaattataaaaatttgatattttgaaaatactcatctaGACGAATCCaaaaacatcttatatgctaatatttatttttatttattagtagaaaaatatggtcaaaataaTATATGTGAATAGTGCAATATATATTCAACTGTATCACTCACATTTGGCACTCTATTATACGTTCAAACAATTTTGACCCGCAAGAAGTGAAATATTACATGATATCTATAGGCATTAACCAAGGTTGATTCCTCCATTGCAGACAATTATTTTGGGAATTTGTGATAAATTGTGTGGTTACCTTACCATGAAAGTTGGTAACTTGTTGGGAGACAGTGGGCTTGGTAACGAAAAGTTGAAAAATCACTACGAAAATTGGTTGAAAACGCCGAGTTTTATTACTGTTGGTTTGGCCAGCAGTAAATCATTCATGATTAATGCTTTGTCTTGGTTTGATGTTTAAGGTAAGTAATAATGTTGAAAAGGGTGCAAATAAAAGAGCTGAAAAGTGTGTTTACGGGTGTAGAGAACCTTGAAGTTGAAGTGTGTTTttcttatgaattttttttagaggcaAATAGCAATGATCATGAGTTTATGGATGATGTATATAATGTGGCTTCTATTCTAATCATGCAAAAGCTGCTGCATACCATTTTGGTTAAGTTCTTGTTGGTGTTTAAGGAAAGTATATCATATGTTTTGAGTGTGTGTGGTAGTGTTTGATGGTAAGTACGTCATATGTTTTGAGTGTGTGTTGTGTGCTAAGCACTTAATTTTACGTGggtataataaaattaaatatttttaaaatttgtaaataaaaaattgaaatttacttcttcaaatgatttttatttttataactcACAATTCTTATTAAAAATCACGACAATATGCCCTaacaaaaaaagtatatttatttgatttttttaaggatttagtttatatatacgtgtaaaaccattttacatttacttttaatcaaattattacATGTAGACATTTGAGGTTATATTTTAGTAACAAACCTATAAAAGTGGTACTTATGTGATTTCACTGGATGCAGGGTCGATCCCACATAGCTAGAGGCCTAAAGCAATTTCTACTGCGAGGTCATAtaaaacgtaaaaaaaaaaaaaaatcacatcttCATTCAAAACGCAAATAAAAATCACGCGAAGATTTAATCACAGAGTTCGGTCCAACTGCACAGAGTAGttggagtattttttttttattatttaaggCTTAGGGTTATAACTTATGTTATGTTCATTTACAAGATCGCCCATGATATATAGTACCAATACATGTCTTGCAAAAGGCTCTAACAACCGAGTCCAGCAGCCCAACACCATTTAGCAGCAAAGGCAAAGACATGCTTTGTGatcattaatcaacaatttgtttatattttgaccTAAGTTTTTTTCTTAATAGTTCCCTTTAATCATCTAAGAGATGTATTATGAGAAAAGAGTATTGATTACGAAACCAAATCCACCTGCTAAACATGAATGTAAAATTGCTTTTAAGACATTTATTGTGAGATTAGCTATTTGTGGTCCTACATTTAGTCTTTTTAGTGTACTTCCTCTGAAGTCCTGGAAAATTTATATGTTACTGTTAAGTGTTAAGGTTTTGGATGAACTTTTGGAAGGATTGACTGATTCCACTGGTCCTTGTATTTAATTCTTCTGATGTGGTAGATGCAACATAGAAATGGAATTAAAGGAATTGACAGCTTTTGTGGACCATACCTGCCTCACTAATATAATGTTCCTAATCTTATGTTTAATTTCATAGGTACTATTTTCATTATGCATAAATAATCATGTGAAGAACATTGGCTGTTACCAGCACAATCACAAAATTTTGTTATGTAGGTAGCTACTAGCACCAGATCCCGGATTTGGATAACCTGTCGTAACTGTTTCATGCAGTATATGATTTCAACCGTATAAAATTGATCAACcgtcttaatttatttaatcaatttgatacataatttcatcACATCCATTAATTTCTGATCAAATGGTCAGAAACAGTTACTGTGTTGACAATGTAATTACATCAAATCCGTTTCCCGGATCCCCCTCCTCTAATAAAACCACGTTTTTATTAATCTTGGTCGTACATCTATGATCCAATGACTCTGATGATATGGTACATATCTCAATCATATTACATGTTAACCGTTTATTTTAAATCAGATCGTTCAGATTAATTACTGCATCTCAGAATAACTTTGTGGAATCACTCTAGTATTTCATTAtccataaatatttattttgcacATAGGTAGGTGCTAGCTAGTATTTGACAAAATTCCAACAACTAACAAATGAGGTCCATTCATGATGTACTTAAACATGTGAAGAAGAGCATTGGTTGTTACCAGAAGGCACTATCATAGGAGGGGACTCAACCTTTCTAATATGACATTTATATGTGTCAGCTTATTATTGAAGCTAACCCTTTGAACTTGTTCCTTTGATCATTCATTGTCATCCAACaatattttcagttttttttcaCTGTATACAACAACACCTTTGGACTTGGTTAATCCtatacaacttttttttgttctaGGCAAGTAATGGTAATATTGGGTCCTTAGTTCTTGAGGTTACCCTGTTTGTATGCTGGATACAAATCAggttattttttgtatttttcttacTTTAGTCACTGATACCACCTAGCTAGTGGACATATAGTGTGAGCTGGTTAGAAGATGACACTACTAAACTATAAAGGACGGATGTTTTTTGGATTTGGCGTGTTCCGGGAGTCAGACATACGTCGGTGTTCAATGCATatgaattatatcatttttttaaaattattattggtatCGACGTATTAGCGTCTATGTCATGTTTGATATCTGTGTCTGTGTTTCATAACTACTAAGTCCATTTTTGTATTCACAATAAATTTGACAGCATGATTTTGTGAAAGTTACACTATAGAATTTCAACAAAATCAATCTACTATGCACTGAAGCTTGAGAAAATGTTTAGCAAGTAAAATGACATTTTAATGTTTGGTATCATTTGATTATACTTTGTCCCAACATTAAGCCCAGCAAAGATATACACTATGTTTATTCAgaatcaatttagggacagaATTGATCAAATCTAAATACTTGAAGAATCAATTTAATGTCATGTGCATATTTTCAGAATCCAATTGTAGGATTCTGCATTTTTGGTAAAGAAAAATTTTCAGAAAAGTAATTGATTTTCCTTTCAATAACTTAGAAACTTTACAAACTGACATATtctcaacaaaattaatatatgaaGTCTTTATAGACCAAATTAGTATCCCATATATTCTTCAAAAATCAATGTGAATATGTCTTACTTTAGTAAATATTTGACTTAAATGTGAACATATAAAGTACTAAATTTCGTTTCAAATTGAAGGCCTACTTCAAACTATGTCGATATTGTTATATTGGACAAAAGATTTTTCAAATTGTCCGAAAGACCTACTTCAAATTTCGAACTCTAGGACCTCGTAATTGTGGGTGTGTGAATTTTAAGCGTTGTTTGTTGCTTCGACTAAGgacaaaagaaaatctcaaatttcttatataaaaaaatccaaaatttcaCCATAATGCTCTCTGCTTCTCTCTatcacatgtcatttttattcaTATCAAGATAAGGTATAGGTCAATTTCTAAGCATTAACCATTGAAAAGGACAAATGTTTTTACACTTTTACATCACAGTATATATGATGCATCATTATTAATAGACAAAATgacaaaaacatttttttacaacTGCAGTATCCTATTGTTAGCAAATTTCAGCATTgatctcttctcttctcttctcttctattCTATTGtcattttctctcattctctcACAATACCCTTTTggtcttttttcttgtttagaAACCTTGCACTTTTTATTCACCATTTCATACATTTTCACTTCAAAAAACTCTtcattttttgaagaaaatttatGATGAGTTTGAAAACAAGTAACAAGAAAATGGGAAGAGGTTTCATGTGCCATTCTCAATCATCAACAGCAGTGTGTATGAGTACACGTGAATCTCATGTTATTGTACCTAAGAGGATTGAAAAGAGTGTTTTTCAACATGATGATACAAGACTCATTAATTTTGCTAAGTACTCAAAACTTGTTGAGTCTCCTATGTCAAATCCTGTTCCTAAGATCGTTGTTAGAGATAACTCGGTGAAGAATCAAAAGTATCAAGCTATTGAACCAAGAGAACTTCAGAAAACACCAACAGATAATGTTTTTCAGGTTTGTTTACTTCACATTTTCTACTTCACTAGGTGAAAtacaatgcaatttttttttcacaagaaTTATTCATGTTTCCAAGGAACATTTTCGAGGAAATTTGGCTCGTTTTCTACAAAAAATTTCCTCGGAAACAACCAGAATTCTTGTAGTGTCAGTTACGCTATGAATCTTTATGTTACGATAAAATGTTGTAGATATGGTCAAATTGCAATTTTGATGCCGTTGCAGAGACCTAAAAATCTTTTAtgtgcaatttaaaaccatcaTATGCAGCACAAAGAATTCTTTCTATAGTGTATATATagttcaaaatatttaatttaagttaTTGAAACACTACCTTCTTTTAGTGGTTCAGCTTCATTTATCTAATAATCAAGAAAGCATGACTATAAAGAAATTGTGGACTAGAAATAGAGATTTAGATGTATATTCATAAATTCTTGATATTGTTTACTTTTTTGCTAAAGTTTTTATGTGGTTAACacaaattcattttatttgttttttggtttcatatattttattttgtatataattgACACAAGCTTAGCAAGGACTGTGCCACATAAATTAGTGTCATGTGGATCTGCAAGGAAACAAATTATCTCCATTATTTGTGCTCaatatatttgtcatttgcATAGGTTCCAAGATTTCACGTGCATATTACTTGACCATGTCTCATACATATTCTGTAGAGAAACagaaattttatcattttattatgtccttttttttatgcaaatggATGATTTATTTAGGGTTTGAATTGGCTGTTGTAGAGAAAGTGTGTTGTTTCAAATTTCGGCCATCAATTTATGATCAGATGTCTcagattaaatatataaaaagtaacATTAAAAAATCTCATCCGTTAAATCATGATCGGACGGTTCAGATGCATTATTCTACACCAAATCTGATTCCACTTATTTAGGCATTAAAAATGGTATTACTTAAGGCCAAACCATTTGGTTTTTGTCCCTTATAAAATGTCACAAGAGTCATATATGGTTTATGTAGTATATTTTGAGTTGTCAAGGAATAATGGAATCTTGTAATGAAATCTCTATAAGATATACGTCACATAAAATACTAATACTATATCATTATGATTGCAGCATGTGATATAAAAATTGGCAAAACTAAGTTGAAAAGAGAATGTTATGACAATTCATGTTGGAAATTTATTAGTAGGGACTTTAAAGTATGTTTAACTTAAATGCAATGCAGGTGGTTGTGATGCGGGTTGCTATTCATTGTCAAGGATGTGCTGGCAAAGTCAAAAAACATATCTCTAAGATGGAAGGTAATACTAATATCTTCAAATTCATTGTTACTATTTATGTATACATTGATTATGAAATTATGCCATTGTAATATTTGAATATTCTTAAGGTCAATATATAAGTGGGAGTATTATATTTGAATCTTGATTCCTGCATATTATATGTAATATCcttatcaacttttttttttagaaagtgATTTATGTTATGAATCCATGCAAATTTGGGATTAATAGGTCAAATTAGAGGTTGAGGTTTATAATTCTAACTTGGTTGATtttgaaaatgagaaaataaacagGAGTTACATCATTTACTATTGATGTTGATTCTAAGAGGGTGACAGTGATGGGGCACATTTCTCCAATGGAAGTTCTTGAGAGCATTTCAAAGGTGAAAAAGGCAGAATTGTGGACTACTACACCATCTTGTTAAATTACCAATTCAGAGTAACCATAAAAGGAATCATAGGAGATGCATGCATAGCTAGAGTGTCaataaagtttgaatttttcctTTACCATTTTGTTACCTTTTGTGGTCCTTAATAGTTGTTGGGTATACATACCTACTCTATTGACTTGGTTTTTTATGGTACTAATGTTTAATGATATTTCATTCCTTGTGACactttcattattatttaaaatttctaTATATGGATAATAACATAGAAAGATGATAATATGTAGTTGTAGACTTCATAATCTGCTCATACAATTTCttgattgtttaattttttgtgtgaaCTGAATATCCTCTGCACATAACTGTAGAAACTAATTTCATGAGTCTTGTGGGACTCAAATGAACGGCAAATTATCttataaatgattttaaattgtggtGCGCGATTGCAAGCATCGAGGTTGCTATGATGCATATATTGATTGTAGTCAATGCGGcatgaatttgtttttattagcATCAACTCTcttatcattttaaaatatctttaatCCTTTAAAATACTTTTCAAATCTATGATATAAtgacaaagtaaaaaataaataaaatttgcttGATCATATATAATCGGTCGCGGCCTTATACATGTGTACATGTGATGCGGTCGTTGCCATGCAATTTTTACCATGATTTACAATCACACCGTGATTACGGCTTGATGCGGTTGCGGAGACTACTGACATGCAATTTGAAACCATTGGACTCTTGTGTCAAAATACATCATAAATGTTTTGCAGTGTCAATTATATATGCAGTAAAGGCTTGCATAACAATATAAAAGTTTTTTGCAGAGATGTTTCTTGGATATTGTGAAATAGTTCTTTTTGTTGAAGTACTGTTTTttcttatgagattttgttgaaGTACTGTGGAattaaacaaactataactgtcTACTTTAATAGTCCTCTGTAACATAGTTTTTATTTCCAATCAAATGTCACTTGTTGGATTAATCTAAAGTGCATTATTTTATTGTGATTCACAATTGCAATTGCGGCCGTAATATAAACAATTATGTGGCCTTCTCAATATCATCAGGAGTCGGGATCGCATGGATCACATTTTCCTGTAATATAAAGGTTTGCAGCTAATCATAACCGCAGTTTAAAATTATGATCCAGATAATTCAATTGccaatatatattataagttGCAAAGAGTTGAAACAAGATTTGGCTATAGCTGTATAAGATTTGATATgtcatcaaaaaataatttctaaaaaaatcTTACATTTGAAATACTGCAAATTAAAGTAAGAACTGACCAAATTTCTTCCCCAAATTAATAGATTATATatatccaataaa
This portion of the Trifolium pratense cultivar HEN17-A07 linkage group LG3, ARS_RC_1.1, whole genome shotgun sequence genome encodes:
- the LOC123918313 gene encoding heavy metal-associated isoprenylated plant protein 36-like — its product is MMSLKTSNKKMGRGFMCHSQSSTAVCMSTRESHVIVPKRIEKSVFQHDDTRLINFAKYSKLVESPMSNPVPKIVVRDNSVKNQKYQAIEPRELQKTPTDNVFQVVVMRVAIHCQGCAGKVKKHISKMEGVTSFTIDVDSKRVTVMGHISPMEVLESISKVKKAELWTTTPSC